The DNA segment TTGACCTATGCATTTGCACAGGCGATGAAAACAGCTTGCCCTGCGGATGAGCTTGTTGAAATTTGTCGTTTGCTGTCTGATTACAGCGGGGCAGGAGGTATGATTCTGGGACAAATCAAGGATTTGGAGGGGGAAGCCAATCCGCATATTGATTTACAGTCTCTGCAGGATATCCATTTCTACAAAACAGGCAAGCTGCTTACACTTCCGCTGCTATGCGGCGCACTGCTTGCCGGACATAAGGCAGATTTGCCGGTATGGGAAACGATCGGTGCGGATATCGGATTGTCCTTTCAGATTCAGGATGATATTCTGGATGTGACAAGCACGGTGGAGGAGCTTGGAAAAAATATCAACAGCGATGCGGAAAATGAAAAAAGCACATATGTAACGCTGCAGGGAATCGAAAAAGCAAAGCAGGATGCGGATTTCTATTATCGGCGTGCAATCACACAGCTTGATTCCCTGAAGCTGGACACAGAGCCGGTAAAAAAGCTGTTTGATCAGCTGATGAAACGAAAAAACTGAGAGGAGCGGTTGTATGAACATCTACGATATCAAACAGCCTGCGGACATCAAGGAATGCTCGCTTGCACAGCTGCAGGATTTGGCTCAGCAGATTCGTGTGTTTCTGATTCAGAGCATAGCCAAAACTGGCGGCCATCTGTCCAGTAATCTGGGGGTCGTTGAGCTGACCATTGCGATGCATTATGTCTTTGATTCTCCTTCGGATAAATTTATTTTTGATGTCGGTCACCAGTCCTATGTACATAAGATTCTGACAGGCCGCAGCAGTCAGTTTCCAACGCTTCGGCAGTATAAGGGGATCGCAGGCTTTCAGAAGCGTAAGGAAAGCGATCACGATGTCTGGGAGGCCGGACATTCCTCAACCTCTTTATCCGCAGCACTTGGTATGGCGGTTGCACGCGATCTGCATAACGATACCTATCAGGTGGTGCCGGTTATCGGGGATGGAGCTTTAAGCGGCGGCATGGCCATGGAAGCCCTAAACCAGATTGGCAGCGAGCAGCGCAACATGGTCATCATATTTAATGACAACAACATGTCGATCTCACAAAATGTGGGAGCGATGGATGAGGCCTTTACAAAGCTGAGAACGAGTAAGCCGTATACGACCTTAAAGGAGGATTTAAAGGGGGCACTGTCCACAACCAGAATGGGAAATTCGTTATTGCATACCATGAAGCATATGAAAAATGCAGTAAAGGAGAATGTGGTGGATACCTCCATATTCGGAGATTTCAATCTGGATTACATCGGCCCGGTGGATGGTCATGATTTAAAGATGCTGATCAAGGTTTTGAAAATCGCCCGGCAGCATGAAGGGCCAATCGTGGTTCACGTCATGACAAAGAAGGGGAAGGGCTATCGCTATGCGGAGGAGGACCGGGAAGGAAAATGGCACGGTGTCAGTCAGTTTGATCCGGAAACCGGAGAATCCTTAGCGAAGCTGCCTGCCGGACACAAAAGCTGGAGTGAGGTTATGAGTACCACACTGATGGATCTGGCACAGCGTGATGAGCGCATTGTTGCCATTACACCGGCCATGAAATCCGGAAGCAAGCTGTCTGCGTTCTTTGAGCGTTTTCCAAAGCGTTCCTTTGACTGTGGAATTGCCGAGGAGCATGCCATGACGTTTGCGGCAGGCCTATGCACGGCAGATGTACGGCCGTTTATTTCTGTATATTCCTCTTTTCTGCAGAGAGCCTATGATCAGATCAGTCACGATGTTGCCCGGATGCAGCTTCCGGTCGTGATTGGAATTGACCGCTGCTCACTGGTCGGTGAGGATGGAGAAACGCATCACGGGGTATTTGACATCGCCATGCTGCGCCCGATTCCCAATATGATCCTGGCACAGCCAAAGGATGCAAGGGAAGCACAGAATTTGTTATATTCCGCCTTTGCACAAGGAGATCACCCTTATGCAATCCGTTATCCCAGAGGAAATGTAAGCTATCAGGCGGTGGAACAGTATGAGCTGATTCCAACAGGAAGCTGGACGCAGACGGCGATTCGTGAGGATTATGCACTGAATATCATCACCTATGGGCCGGATGTAGACCGCATCATTTCCAAGGCAAGGGTCAATCAGCTGCCGATCCGTGTGATCAATGCGCGCTTTTTCAAACCGATCGACGAGGAGCTTATGGCAGCTGTCTGTGAGGAAAACAAGCCGGTGATCATATATGAGCCGGATATACTGTGCGGCGGCTTATCCAGTGCGATTACAGAATTTGCGAATGATCACCGGTATACGACGCATTTTGTCCGCATGGGCATAGATGATCATTTTGTGGAGCACGGCTCCTTGCCGCAGCTGCGCAAGCTGGAGCATCTGGATATGAATACGCTGTTTGAAATCATCGCAAGCTATCTGGAGCTGGATCAGACATGAGACTGGATGTATACCTGAGCAAATGCGGTTTGTGTGAAAGCCGCGCCAAGGCGCAGGATGCCATACAGGAGGGCAGGGTAAGCGTTGATGGAGTAATCGTAAAAAAAAGCAGTATGCCGGTAGAGGAAGCCATGGAGATTCATGTGGAAGCGCCGGAAACAGCGTTTGCCTCCCGTGCAGGCTTTAAGCTGTATGATGTGCTGGAACCCTTCCGCATTGATTTACATAACCGTATCTGTCTGGATGTAGGGGCAAGTACCGGTGGCTTTAGTGATGTCTGTCTGCAATCCGGAGCACGTTTGGTGTATGCTGTGGATGTCGGCAGAGATCAGCTGCTGAAGCGCTTGAAAGAGGATCCGCGCGTTGTGAATATGGAGGGTGTGAACTGCCGCTATCTGCAGCGGGAAATGTTTGACCTCCAGCCCGATTTTGCGTGTATGGATGTCTCGTTTATATCCATTCGCCAAA comes from the Erysipelotrichaceae bacterium 66202529 genome and includes:
- a CDS encoding TlyA family rRNA (cytidine-2'-O)-methyltransferase, with the translated sequence MRLDVYLSKCGLCESRAKAQDAIQEGRVSVDGVIVKKSSMPVEEAMEIHVEAPETAFASRAGFKLYDVLEPFRIDLHNRICLDVGASTGGFSDVCLQSGARLVYAVDVGRDQLLKRLKEDPRVVNMEGVNCRYLQREMFDLQPDFACMDVSFISIRQILPALASQFDNLEIVALVKPQFEAGKANVGKHGIVKNEKVHIEVLQSMCTFVNTLGLYVHHLCASSVLGRDGNKEFVMHLKHEECHRVFPIKEIVKNYQVKR
- a CDS encoding polyprenyl synthetase family protein, translated to MPDFEDYLTHCLDSVPASRVRDAMQYSLMAGGKRVRPKLLLAVLNAYAQEETIGYPLAAAIEMIHTYSLIHDDLPAMDNDTLRRGMATCHVKYGEDVAILAGDGLLTYAFAQAMKTACPADELVEICRLLSDYSGAGGMILGQIKDLEGEANPHIDLQSLQDIHFYKTGKLLTLPLLCGALLAGHKADLPVWETIGADIGLSFQIQDDILDVTSTVEELGKNINSDAENEKSTYVTLQGIEKAKQDADFYYRRAITQLDSLKLDTEPVKKLFDQLMKRKN
- the dxs gene encoding 1-deoxy-D-xylulose-5-phosphate synthase produces the protein MNIYDIKQPADIKECSLAQLQDLAQQIRVFLIQSIAKTGGHLSSNLGVVELTIAMHYVFDSPSDKFIFDVGHQSYVHKILTGRSSQFPTLRQYKGIAGFQKRKESDHDVWEAGHSSTSLSAALGMAVARDLHNDTYQVVPVIGDGALSGGMAMEALNQIGSEQRNMVIIFNDNNMSISQNVGAMDEAFTKLRTSKPYTTLKEDLKGALSTTRMGNSLLHTMKHMKNAVKENVVDTSIFGDFNLDYIGPVDGHDLKMLIKVLKIARQHEGPIVVHVMTKKGKGYRYAEEDREGKWHGVSQFDPETGESLAKLPAGHKSWSEVMSTTLMDLAQRDERIVAITPAMKSGSKLSAFFERFPKRSFDCGIAEEHAMTFAAGLCTADVRPFISVYSSFLQRAYDQISHDVARMQLPVVIGIDRCSLVGEDGETHHGVFDIAMLRPIPNMILAQPKDAREAQNLLYSAFAQGDHPYAIRYPRGNVSYQAVEQYELIPTGSWTQTAIREDYALNIITYGPDVDRIISKARVNQLPIRVINARFFKPIDEELMAAVCEENKPVIIYEPDILCGGLSSAITEFANDHRYTTHFVRMGIDDHFVEHGSLPQLRKLEHLDMNTLFEIIASYLELDQT